Sequence from the Malaciobacter pacificus genome:
ATTTAATAAACCAGAAGATATGGATATCGAAGAGTTAGAATTAGAATTAATTGATGCTGGACTTGAAGAGATTGAAGAAGAAGATGGAATTGTACTTGTAACTGCTGATTATACTGATTTTGGAACTTTAAACAAAGCCTTTGAAGATATGGGAATAGAACTTACAAAAGCAGAGTTAAAAAGAATTCCAAATAATCCTCAAGAGTTTAGCGAAGAGCAACAAGAAGAGATTGGGAAGTTATTAGAAAAGCTTGAAGACGATGATGATGTTCAAGCTGTTTATACAAATATAGCTTAATTAAATAGAGATAAGTTTTATCTCTATTTAATATACTTGTTTACCTAATAAAGAACTTTCAGATTTACTCTTTTCAATTATACTTTTTGTCGAATTATTATTTAGTTTCATTTTATTTATAGTTTTTTGTATATTTTCAATTCTAGTTGATGAACTAGGGTGTGTAGAAAAAAACTCACTACTCTCTTTTTTGTTTTTACTCATATTCTTCCAAAAGTTTAATGCTTCATATGGATTATAACCAGCTTTTGTCATAAGATATATTCCTATTTCATCAGCTTCATTCTCTTGTAGCCTTCCATAAGGAAGCATAACTCCAAGTTGCGTACCAACTCCATAAGCTTGATTAAATATATCTGTATATTGAGGTGCTGTTGAACCTAATACAATATTTCCAAGTAGTTGAACCCCTTGTTGCATTTTTGCGCTACTCATTCGCTCAGCTCCATGTCTAGCTAGTGCGTGAGCTATTTCATGGGCTATAACAGTAGCTAATTGGTCATCATTTTTTGCAATATTCAAAATACCTGTATATACAACAACTTTTCCTCCTGGTAAACAAAAAGCATTTGCTGCATCATTTTTTACTAAGTTAAATTCCCATTTATAGTTTGGAATATTTGCTGCTTGTGCTATTTTAAAACCAATATTTTTAACCCTTTGTGCATCATAAGTCCCTGTGATAACTTCAGATTTTTCTAAGGCTTGTTTATATGATTGTTCACCTAATGCTAACTCTTCTTCTTGTGACATTAATATCATTTGTGATCTATTTGTATATGGAGTTTTATGCGTACATCCATTTATAAATAGTGTTAAAGCTAATGGAATAAAAGTATATTTAATCATCTTCATAACTTATCCTTTGTGAAAATTAATCTAGTTTCATCTCTTCAATAGCACTAATCAACTCTTTTGCTTCATCTTCATTTATGGCATTTTCATTTAAGTCTTCAATAACTTTATCAAAGAACTTTTTCATTTGCTTTAAATCTTCAAACTCTTCTTTATCTTCGCTTGTTGCTTTCCATGATTGAGTAATATTAGCAAGTTCTAATAATGCTTCATCTAATTCTGGTATAAACTCTTCTTTTAGAAGTTTTTCAAGTTTTTCTGTGTTTGTCATTTTTTATCCTATAAATTTTTTTTATTATATCTAAATGAGTTTAATTACATAATAACCTTCAAACTCAACACATACTTCTTTCTCTTCTTTAATATATGATTTTATTTTTATAGATGCACTACCTTTTGAATCTAATTTCTTTTTTAAAAGAACAATCTCTTCTTTTGTTGGTTTTAATGTAAAACATTCTAAATCTTTTGTTACAGGTCTTTTATAACTGTTTTCATTTTTTATTACTACAATATTTGTATTTTCATATCCTAACTCATTTGTAATAAGCCAGCATAAACTCCATGAAGAAATAATAGTCATGGTAGATAAGCTACCGCCAAAAGCTGTACCTTTATCATTGATATTAATTTCTAATGGTGCAGTAGTAATTAGATTAACATCATTATAATCTTTTATTTTAATATCCATAAGTTTTGTTAATGGGATTTGAGTATGAAGTTTTTCTTGAAGTTTTTCAATTAGCATTTGTTTTCCTACTAATAAATTTTGTATAATTACATACAAAGAGATAAGTAAGATGATCACATTTTTTTTAGATCAATGATAGAACTTTTAATGAAGTTTTATTAAATCTCCAAGGAGTCTATCACTTACTTCAAATCCCAATAGGTTGATTAAGCTTCGAGCTTCTGTCATTATGGAGATAGGATAAAAGTAAGGTTACTTATCTGTTTGTATGTAAAATAACATTTGTAAAGGTATTTGTGATGTATAAACAATTCATAGGAATAGATATTTCTAAAGATAGCTTTGATTTAACACTACTTGAAAATAGTGGTGAAATTAAACTAGAAGTAAAGCTTACAATGAATAGAGATGGATTTGATACTTTAGTAGAGTATTTATCCACATATCCTAAAGAAGAGCTTTTAATAGCAATGGAAGCAACTGGTATTTATCATTTACCACTATTATCTTTTTTATTAGAAAATAGTTTTAAGTGTGTAGTGATTAATCCAATACTCATAAAGAGTTTTATTGGTTCAACTACCCTTAGAAAAACTAAGAATGATAAAAAAGATGCAGCTTCAATTGCTCTATTTAGTTTAAAATCATATCAATCTTTACATCTTGCTAGTACTAATAATATTGAAAATATTAGACCGCTTATCCGTGAAAGAGAAAACCTCTCGAAAGATGTAGCAAGATTAAAAACTGAAATAAAAGCTAATTTAGTGCAATTATTCCCTGAATTGTTAAAGAACACAAATATATTTACAAAGAGCATTTTAAATCTGCTCCTTAAAGCTCCTAGCCGTAAAGCAATTAGGAACTTAAGGGAAAAGACCATCCAACGAATCTTAGATGATACAAGTGGCAATAAAGTTAAAATTACTGCAAAGGATATATTAGCCTTAGCAAAAACTTCTATCGCCGTATCCGATAAATATCTTGAAAAGGTTTTAACTTCTAAAATTAGAAGATTAATAGCTATTCAAGATGAATTATCTATTCTAGATTCTGAGTTGGAAAACTCTTTAGAAGATACTGATATAAACAATGATATTGATATAGTACAATCAATACCAGGAATTGGAGCAGTAACTTCTAAAAACTTTATGGTTGAAGTATCCTCTGTTGATAAGTTTAATTCCGTAAAGCAACTATGTGCTTTTATAGGAATTGACCCATCAGTTAGACAAAGTGGTACTTCAATCAACTATAGGGGCAAAATCTCTAAAAGAGGTAATGCAAACCTTAGAAGAACTATTTGGCAAATGGCAATTGGTACTATTCGTTCTTGTGAAAAATTTAAACTCTATTTCTCTAAAAAACGAGAAGAAGGTAAAAAATTCAAACAAGCTGTTATTGCTGTTGCAAATAAACTTCTAAAAACAATATTTGTAATGTTAAAGAACAAAACCAAATTTGATGAAAATTTAGCTTTAGGTGTTTCCAAATGAAACTTTAAAATCTTTGTTTTTTAGTTAGGTTTCTTTATAGTTGACTCCTTATTAAAAAAATAAATTATATAAATATATTTATTAATAATATATAAATATATTTAAGCTTCTAATGTTCAAAAATTGTACAATAAAAAATAAAAAAGAATAATTTTTTTACATTGATGTACTCTAAGTAAAAAACTCTTTTAAAAACTTTCTTAAAGTTCTCAAATACCCATAAAGTAATAGAATTCCTTGAATCTAAATTAATTAAAACTTAAATTCTAAAATTTGTGTAACTTTTATTTACATAATTTAAACTTGTACAAGTGATTACAGAAATTGTACATACGATTTTTTTTCTTTATGATATAATCAGTCTAAACTTTTTAAATCGATGAGGAGATAAATATATGAGTTTATTAGCTGATTACAAAGCACATACACAAGAAAGACTTAATGAAGGTGGATTACCTCCATTAGCTTTAACTGCTGAGCAAACTGCTGAATTAGTTGAATTATTAAAAGCTGATTCAGTTGAGGAAGCAGAGTACTGTTTAGAATTATTTAAAAATAAAGTTAACCCAGGTGTTGATGACGCTGCTTACGTTAAAGCTGCATTTTTAAATGACGTTGTTCAAGGAAATGTTTCATGTTCTGTAATTTCTAAGTCTGAGGCTGTTGAAATTTTAGGAACAATGATGGGTGGATTTAATGTTACTCCATTAATTGAAGCACTAAAAGTTGAAGAAGTTGCAGAAATCGCTGCTACTCAATTAAAAAATACTATCTTAGTATATGATGCATTCAATGATGTAAAAGATTTAATGGATGCTGGAAATGCAAAAGCTAAAGAAGTAATTGAATCTTGGGCAAATGCTGAGTGGTTTACTAACAAGCCAGCATTAGAAGAAGAAATTAAATTAACTGTTTACAAAATTCCTGGTGAAACAAATACAGATGATTTATCTCCTGCAACTGTTGCATTTACTAGACCAGATATTCCATTACACGCAACTGCGATGTTACAATCAAGAATGGAAAATCCATTAGAAACTATGGCTTCTTTAAAAGAAAAAGGTAACCCATTAGCATACGTTGGTGATGTTGTTGGTACTGGAAGTTCTAGAAAGTCAGGTATTAACTCTGTTCAATGGCACATGGGTAGAGATATTCCAGGTGTTCCAAATAAAAGAACAGGTGGTGTTGTAATTGGTTCTATTATTGCTCCAATTTTCTTCAATACTGCAGAAGATTCAGGATGTTTACCAATTGAAGCTCCAGTTGATAACTTAGAGACTGGTGATGAAATTATTGTTAAGCCTTACGAAGGTGTTATTACTAAAAATGGAGAAGTAGTTTCTGAATTCAAATTAGCTCCAAATACATTAACTGATGAAATGAGAGCAGGGGGAAGAATTCCTTTAATTATTGGTAAAGGTTTAACTGCAAAAGCTAGAGAAACTTTAGGTTTAGATGCAACTGATATGTTTATTGCACCTGCACAACCAGCTGATAGCGGAAAAGGATTCTCTCAAGCACAAAAAATGGTTGGTAGAGCTTGTGGTATTGAAGGTGTTAGACCAGGTATGTACGTTGAGCCAATCGCTACAACTGTTGGATCTCAAGATACAACTGGACCAATGACAAGAGATGAGATTAAAGAACTTGCAGCATTATCTTTTGGTGCTGATATGGTTATGCAATCATTCTGTCACACTGCTGCTTACCCAAAACCAGCAGATATTAAATTAAGACATACTTTACCAGATTTCATCAACTCAAGAGGTGGTGTTACACTTAAGCCAGGTGACGGTGTTATTCACTCATGGTTAAATAGATTATGTTTACCTGATACTGTAGGTACTGGTGGAGATTCACATACAAGATTCCCAATTGGTATCTCATTCCCAGCTGGTTCTGGTCTTATTGCATTTGCTGGTGTTACAGGTATGATGCCATTAACTATGCCAGAGTCTGTATTAGTTAGATTCAAAGGTGAAATGCAACCAGGAATTACTTTAAGAGATTTAGTAAATGCTATTCCATACCAAGCAATTCAGGATGGTTTATTAACTGTTCCTAAGAAAAATAAAAAGAACGTATTTGCTGGAACTATTATTGAGATCCAAGGTTTACCAGATCTTAAAGTTGAGCAAGCATTCGAATTATCAGATTCAGCAGCAGAAAGATCAGCAGCAGCTTGTTCTGTTCAATTAGATAAAGAACCAATCATTGAGTACTTATCTTCAAACATCGCTTTAATTGAAAAAATGATTGAAGAGGGTTACGAAGATGCTAGAACTCTTCAAAGAAGAGCTGACAAAATGAAAGAATGGTTAGCAAATCCTGAGTTATTACAACCAGATGAAGATGCAGAGTACAAAGCGGTTATCGAAATCGACTTAAATACTATTACTGAACCAATCTTAGCTTGTCCAAACGATCCAGATGATGTTGATACATTATCTAACATCTTAGCTGATGATAATAGACCTACAAAAATTGATGAAGTATTCGTTGGTTCTTGTATGACTAACATTGGATTATTTAGAGCATTAGGTGAGGTATTAAAAGGTGAGGGTGAAGTTCCTTCTAAATTATGGGTTGCACCACCAACAAAAATGGATGAAGCTCAATTAACTGAAGAGGGTTACTATGCAATCTTTGCAGCAGCAGGTGCAAGATTAGAAATCCCAGGATGTTCTTTATGTATGGGTAACCAAGCACAAGTATCTGAAGGTTCAGTTGTATTCTCAACAAGTACTAGAAACTTCGATAACAGACTTGGTAAAAACTCTAAAGTTTACTTAGGTTCAGCAGAAATGGCAGCAGTATCAGCATTACTTGGAAGACTTCCAACTAAAGAAGAGTATATGTCAATTGTTCCTAAGAAAATTACAGAAGAAAACAAAGATGGTGTTTACAAATACTTAAACTTCCACCAAGTTTCTACTGACCACTTAACTACATTAGTTACTTCAAGATAATTTAAATTATCAATTTTAAAAGCTAAGAAGTTCTCTTCTTAGCTTTTTTATTTTTCCCTTAATTATATTTACCCTTTTAATTCATTACTTATTAATTATAAATAGATTATCATTACCTATAAAAATCAATTATTAAGGATAAGTTATTTCTAGAACAAAAGAGACTAAAAAAAACAGTATAATTGAAAATGCACTAAAACTATTTTCACAAAAAGGTTTTTATAATACTACTATTCCAGACATAGCAAAAGCTATGAAAATGAGTGTAGGAAATATGTATAACTATTTTTCTTCAAAAGAAGAGTTAGCAAAATATGCTATAAAATACTCAACAAATATTTTAGCTTTAGAACTTAGAGAAATTAACAATATGGAAATTTCTTCAAAAGAAAAAGTATCAATTTTTGTAAATAAATATTTAGAAAATGTGCAAAAATCTCCAGAAGTAATTGAGTATTTTCTAAGAGTTTATTTATCAAATAGAGAAGTATTTAAACAAGGTTGTGAAGGATTTTTATGTGTTGGAGAGTTTGTGACTGAAGTTATGATTTTACTAGACACTGGAGCTCAAAATAAAGAGTTTAGAGAACAAGAATTCTTCCCTGCATTTGCTATGATAATGGGATGTTTAGGTGGATTTGCATTTCTTTCAGGTGAAAAAGTATTAGATAAAGATTTATTAGAATACAGTGATGCTGTTGCTGATAATATTTATCGAGCATTAAAGTATGAAGAATAAAGAAAAGCCTACAGTCGTATGGTTTCAAGCAATTACTTGTAATGGTAATACTCACTCATTACTAAGTGCTAACTCAAATAGATTAGAGCTTTTTTTTGATAGCTTTAATCTTATATATCATCCAAGTTTAACTATTGATAAGAGCTTGGATGACATTTTGAACTCTAATTCAAAAATAGATTTTTTATTAGTTGAAGGCTCTATTTCAAATAATAAGAAAT
This genomic interval carries:
- a CDS encoding M48 family metallopeptidase, encoding MKMIKYTFIPLALTLFINGCTHKTPYTNRSQMILMSQEEELALGEQSYKQALEKSEVITGTYDAQRVKNIGFKIAQAANIPNYKWEFNLVKNDAANAFCLPGGKVVVYTGILNIAKNDDQLATVIAHEIAHALARHGAERMSSAKMQQGVQLLGNIVLGSTAPQYTDIFNQAYGVGTQLGVMLPYGRLQENEADEIGIYLMTKAGYNPYEALNFWKNMSKNKKESSEFFSTHPSSSTRIENIQKTINKMKLNNNSTKSIIEKSKSESSLLGKQVY
- a CDS encoding YiiD C-terminal domain-containing protein, which encodes MLIEKLQEKLHTQIPLTKLMDIKIKDYNDVNLITTAPLEININDKGTAFGGSLSTMTIISSWSLCWLITNELGYENTNIVVIKNENSYKRPVTKDLECFTLKPTKEEIVLLKKKLDSKGSASIKIKSYIKEEKEVCVEFEGYYVIKLI
- a CDS encoding IS110 family transposase, producing MYKQFIGIDISKDSFDLTLLENSGEIKLEVKLTMNRDGFDTLVEYLSTYPKEELLIAMEATGIYHLPLLSFLLENSFKCVVINPILIKSFIGSTTLRKTKNDKKDAASIALFSLKSYQSLHLASTNNIENIRPLIRERENLSKDVARLKTEIKANLVQLFPELLKNTNIFTKSILNLLLKAPSRKAIRNLREKTIQRILDDTSGNKVKITAKDILALAKTSIAVSDKYLEKVLTSKIRRLIAIQDELSILDSELENSLEDTDINNDIDIVQSIPGIGAVTSKNFMVEVSSVDKFNSVKQLCAFIGIDPSVRQSGTSINYRGKISKRGNANLRRTIWQMAIGTIRSCEKFKLYFSKKREEGKKFKQAVIAVANKLLKTIFVMLKNKTKFDENLALGVSK
- a CDS encoding bifunctional aconitate hydratase 2/2-methylisocitrate dehydratase: MSLLADYKAHTQERLNEGGLPPLALTAEQTAELVELLKADSVEEAEYCLELFKNKVNPGVDDAAYVKAAFLNDVVQGNVSCSVISKSEAVEILGTMMGGFNVTPLIEALKVEEVAEIAATQLKNTILVYDAFNDVKDLMDAGNAKAKEVIESWANAEWFTNKPALEEEIKLTVYKIPGETNTDDLSPATVAFTRPDIPLHATAMLQSRMENPLETMASLKEKGNPLAYVGDVVGTGSSRKSGINSVQWHMGRDIPGVPNKRTGGVVIGSIIAPIFFNTAEDSGCLPIEAPVDNLETGDEIIVKPYEGVITKNGEVVSEFKLAPNTLTDEMRAGGRIPLIIGKGLTAKARETLGLDATDMFIAPAQPADSGKGFSQAQKMVGRACGIEGVRPGMYVEPIATTVGSQDTTGPMTRDEIKELAALSFGADMVMQSFCHTAAYPKPADIKLRHTLPDFINSRGGVTLKPGDGVIHSWLNRLCLPDTVGTGGDSHTRFPIGISFPAGSGLIAFAGVTGMMPLTMPESVLVRFKGEMQPGITLRDLVNAIPYQAIQDGLLTVPKKNKKNVFAGTIIEIQGLPDLKVEQAFELSDSAAERSAAACSVQLDKEPIIEYLSSNIALIEKMIEEGYEDARTLQRRADKMKEWLANPELLQPDEDAEYKAVIEIDLNTITEPILACPNDPDDVDTLSNILADDNRPTKIDEVFVGSCMTNIGLFRALGEVLKGEGEVPSKLWVAPPTKMDEAQLTEEGYYAIFAAAGARLEIPGCSLCMGNQAQVSEGSVVFSTSTRNFDNRLGKNSKVYLGSAEMAAVSALLGRLPTKEEYMSIVPKKITEENKDGVYKYLNFHQVSTDHLTTLVTSR
- a CDS encoding TetR family transcriptional regulator: MENALKLFSQKGFYNTTIPDIAKAMKMSVGNMYNYFSSKEELAKYAIKYSTNILALELREINNMEISSKEKVSIFVNKYLENVQKSPEVIEYFLRVYLSNREVFKQGCEGFLCVGEFVTEVMILLDTGAQNKEFREQEFFPAFAMIMGCLGGFAFLSGEKVLDKDLLEYSDAVADNIYRALKYEE